GATCTCGCTGTAGCTGAAAGTGCCTGGCACCTGATGAGCGATCAGTTGAAGTTAGCATTTGAATTTCGTATCGAGGACACTCTGGCAGAGCTGAAGAAATAAAAATAAAAATAAAAATAAGCCTCCTGCTTCCACTGCCCTCATGCAGTCGGGTTCAGGAGGCTTATTTTTTATCATTACAAACTGTTAAAAGCTTCAGTCAATACAGGTACAATTTGCGATTTGCGCGATACGACGCCTTTCAGAACAGCCTTGTTGTCATCCAACTGTACATTGTAGGCTTTTTCAACTGCCTGAGCCTGGCTTCCCAGCGCAATACCAATGGAATCACTGTTCACAATGTCTGTTACGACGAACAAGAACAGATCAAGATTTTTGGCTGCAATGGTTTGGGACAAAGCAGCTTCCAGATCAGCTTGACGGGACAATACGTCGTTTACGTCTACTGCGTTCACTTGTGCGATTTCCACTTTGCGTCCATTCATCTGGAATTCTTTGGCGTCCAAGCTTACTAACTGCTCAATCGTGTGGCCACTCAAATCAGCACCCGCTTTAAGCAAGTCAAAACCGTAACGGTCTGCATCCACACCAGCAATTTCAGCCAGTTCGCGGGCAGCGGCTACATCCTGATCTGTGCAAGTCGGGGACTTGAACAACAGGGAATCAGAAATAATCGCGGACAACATCAGACCTGCGATTTCTTTGGGAATGGCTACACCATTTTCCTTGTAGAGCTTGTTCAAAATGGTGGCTGTGCAACCTACTGGCTCAGCGCGGAAGTACAGCGGCTGGCTTGTTTCAAAGTTAGCGATCCGGTGGTGATCAATGACTTCAGTTACGCGCACCTTGTCAATGTCAGTTGCGCTTTGCTGGCGTTCATTATGATCGACCAGAATGACGCTGTCTGTTTCGGCAGCAACCTGCTCAACCAGACGCGGCGCGCTCACTTTGAAATAATCCAGCGCATACTGCGTTTCCCCGTTAACCTCGCCCAGACGAACCGGCTCTACGTCCGCGCCCAGTTTGGTTTTCAAGTCTGCATAAGCAATAGCTGAGCAAATGGTATCCGTATCCGGATTTTTATGCCCAAAAATCAATGTTTTTGCCAACATAATCGACTCCTTCACCTTAAGCATTTTACGTGATTGTGTAACCTCTACAATTCCAATGCAGATTATATCATTAAATCTTGCATTCTCCCATTCCTCTTCGATTGATTTCAAAAATAATCTAGTAAATTCATAACATTTCCATGGAATCTATATGTGAAGTTAACCTTATTTTTTCTAAAAATATAAAAAACATATAGTAATATATCCCACCAATATGGTAAGATATGCCTCAAAACTGGCAAGTTAGTCACCAGTGGTCAATTCTATTATTTTAGATATTAAGGGAGGCGTGAGAACAACGGCAGTGGCTTCAAATCCTAGTATGTAGAGATATCATATTTTGATTGAAAAGAGGGAAATCTTTGAAAAAGCCGATCATTTTGCAAAAAATACCTGTCGTATCACTCGCTCTTGCCTTGACGGTAAGCTTATCTCTACCGTCTTTCAGTTCTGCCGCTACTGCAGATCTGCCAATCGACTCATTTTTAAAAGCTCAGGAAGCATTAACTATTGAGTCGGCTCCAGCCTTTATCTCACCTGAGCTGAGCACAGACTCCTCTCGTCAGGTCAGAGTCATCGTACAGCTTGATGGCGAGCCCCTAGCTGTGGACAAATATGCCGCACGTTCAAGCGCCAAAGCTTTCACCGCTCAATCCGAGCAAAAAGCCGAATCTGCGATCGCCACCGAGCAAACAACGTTCGTAGACCAAGCCGCTGAGCACGGCATTTCCCTTCAAGTGAATTACCAGTACAATACGGTGCTTAACGGACTGGAGGTTACAGTGCCAGCCAATAAAATTCCAGAATTGGCTAAACTACCAGGCGTTAAATCCATTCACGAAAACAAAACATATTATTCCATCCCCGTGCAGGACCCACCAACACTTACAGCCAATGAAGCCACTTATGACAATGCACCACTGGACCAAATTGGTGTGCCTGAAGCCTGGGCCAAAGGATTGCATGGCGAGGGAATCAAGGTCGGGGTTATTGATACCGGTATTGATTATGAGCATCCAGATTTGAAAGAAGCCTACAAAGGCGGATATGACTCTTTTGAACAGGACAACGACCCTTACGAGGAACCGTTCCTTGAAAAAGAGAATGATCCGTACGGCACAGGTTTTAGTGGAACGACACATGGTACTCATGTCTCCGGTACAATTGCCGGGAAAGCTGCAAATAAATCCTCGGATATTGTACAAAAAGGCATTGCCTATAAATCGGACTTATACGTGTATAAGGTGCTTGGACGCAATACCAAGACCGGTCGTTCCTCCGGTTCCTCGGCTCAGGTCATTGACGGTATTGAACGTGCTGTCAAGGATGGCATGAATGTCATCAACCTGTCGCTAGGTTCAGATTCTGAAAAGGATCCCAACTCCCCGGATGCCATCGCCATCAATAATGCGGTACTTTCCGGGGTAGTCGCGGTCATCGCGAACGGTAACGCTGCACAACAAGGACCCTATTTTTATTCCATGGGTTCTCCCGCAACATCCCAGCTAGCGATTTCCGTTGGTGCAGCCACTTCACCAAGCAAGAGCTTCTCAGGCACAGCCTCAGTGACACGCGACTCCTATTGGGAGGACAACGGTGAATTAAAGAAAACCGTAACTACTGATACCTATGCACATTACGACTTTAATTTGATGGGCTGGGAGACAGGCAGAGAGGACTTTGCCTCCGTTATGGGAACTGCCCCTTATGAGCTTGTATATGCTAATTTGGGACAAGCTGATGATTTTGAAGGAAAAGACGTAGCCGGTAAAATTGTCCTCGTATCACGGGGCAACCTGGCGTTCGTGGATAAAATCGCAAATGCGAAAGAAAACGGCGCGAAAGCCGTCATTGTTTTCAATGGAAATACGAAACCTGGTGACATCACCAAGGCTGATTTAGGGGAAAGCATTTCAGGTCGCGATGACTACGTAAATTCCAATTTGGGTGACAGCTTTGACTTTATTCCGACCTTTGACATGAAAGGTAAGGAAGGTCGCGCGCTGGCTAAACAAATCGTAGACAACGCTGGAGAGAAGTTCTCCGTTTCCTTTGGTGCAGACTATATTCGCACAGATCATTCAGGTAATACCATGGCCGATTTTAGCTCCCGTGGACCCAATGGAGATGAACTGCTGAGCATCAAGCCAGACGTAAGCGCACCGGGTGTTGGCATTTTGTCGACGTACCCTGCCTTCGCCAAGTTCTATCCAGATGCATCCTATGAGCAAGCTTACAAACGCAGCAACGGAACGAGTATGGCATCTCCTCATGTGGCTGGACTTGCGGTGCTGCTGAAGCAGCAGCATCCGAACTGGACACCGTTTGATATCCGCGCTGCTCTGGCAAACACTTCGGTTACACTCTTTGATGAGGATAAAATCCAATATGATGTGTATTCCCAAGGTGCAGGTCTTGTAAACATTGCAAATGCGATTCAGACTCCAGCCCTGCTGGAAACCGTTGAAAAGATTACGATTCTTGACAAGAACTTTAATCGGCAGGAAGTTGTGAATTACAATCCTTCCGCCAGCTTCGGGGTGTTACGACCGGGTAGTGATGCGAAGCAGATCCAGCTTCAGCTCAAAAACTTATCCGCAAACCCTGTGCAGTATGAAGCCAGCTACGTTTTACATGATAATGTCACCTCTGATCCAACTAAGCCTATTGCAACACCTGACGTGAGCAACATTACCGTTCAGTTGCAGGGGGTTGGCACGAATGGATCTATCTCGGCAGAACCAGGCAAATCGCAACCGTTCTTCCTGTCTGTACAACCAAGTGCGAATGCAGCTACAGGTGTATATGAAGGAGAGGTTATTCTAAAAAGCGCTGGACAGCCGACACTTCATCTTCCGTTCGTTGTGCATGTCGGCAAAGAAAACCCAACGACAGGTTTCGGCTTGCAGGATCTAAGTTTCACGAACCCGATTATTTATCCAAGTCGTACAGGTGCGGAGCGCACAACAGATTTGGCTTTCCGTCTGACCACAGATAAAACCAATCAGATCGCGCTCTATGTATACGGATTAGATGATAAGCTAATCGGTCTGATTGATGGGATTGCCACTACCAAAGAACAAGGAGCTAACGCTCGCCTCAAACAAGGCGCATATTCCTTTAAGGGGATTAACGGAAGTTATGTTGAATTTGATGACAATGGCAAGCCTGTTCTGGATGCTAACGGTCAGCCGGTTATTCAACACTTGAAGGATGGCGTGTACAAGCTGGAAGTCAGCTCTCCAGAACTGAATGAAAAGGGAGAAGTTGAACGTAATACCGATGGTCCTAAACTGTTCACTGCCACGAAATCGATCCGTGTGGATAATAGTGCCGCATCCGGTGGTAGTAGCGGCGGCGGAGGTGGTGGAGGTGGCGGCAGAAGCAATACTACACCTTCTGCTGCAACGAAAACATCCACCCCTGTCGCTACATCTGCACCTTCACTGCAAAGCGTAGTGAAGCAAGGACAAGCTGTAAAAACTGTGCCTACAGCCGTTGCGTTAAACAATAATGTACAGTCACTGACAGTAGCTGATGCAGACCTGCAGGCTGCCGTGACAGCAGCTGGCTCCAGTCCGACAGCTATCGTATTGTCGGCTACTAGCCAAGCAGGCCAAACGACTAAGGCATCACTCACTTCGTCACAGCTGGCAACACTGGGCAAAGCCGCAGCAGGAAGCAGCCTGATTGTGAGCAATACAGGTTCTTCCCTGGCATTGCCGGTATCTGCTCTAAAAAATGCACCTGAAGGTGCAGGCATTGAAGTGGTCATCAGTAGCCAGGCAGAGGCGAGCGGCACATTTACAAGCAAGCTTAAAGGCTCGAATGTGATCGGCACCCCGGTAGGGTTTGAGGTCAACGTTGTCACTGGTGGCAAGAATCAACCGCTTAAAGTGGTCCCAGGACAGTTCATTAGCCGATCCTTTACCGTACCTGGTCAAATTGATCCTAATACAGCCGGTGTGCTCTATACGGCGAATGGAAATGTCTATCCCGTTCCATCCGTTTTCACCAAGCAAGCTGATGGATCTACCATCGTTAAGGTAAGTCGTCCAGGCTTCTCCACGTATGCAGCGGCGACACGTCCTGTTAGCTTTGAAGATATTTCATCGTCGTATGCCCAATCCGAAATTCGATCGCTAGCGAATAAGTTGCTAATTAACGGCACAACCGATACAACATTCTCACCGAAGCAAAACGTGACGCGTGCAGAATTTGCAGCCTTGATCACCCGGGCACTTGGCCTGACACCAGGTACTGCTGCACCATTCAGTGATATTCCGGCAGGTAGCTGGTATTCCGGGGATGTGGCAGCCGCATATGAGGCCGGATTGATTACAGGTCGCAATAACGACAAGTTTGATCCGCAAGCAAATATCAGTCGTCAAGAAATTGCTGTTGTGCTGGGCAAAGCAGTGGACTTGCTTCAAATCAAAACAGCAACCGATGGTCCTGCACGCACACCGTACCATGATACTTCATCCTTTGCAGGCTATGCCAAGGACAGTATTGAAAAAGTAAGTGCAGCAGGTATTATTAACGGAGCCACGATCAAAGGCTCTTCCTACTTCCAGCCGAATGCGCCTACAACACGTGAGGCATCTGCCAAGGTGCTGCATGTACTTTTAAAAAAAGCTGCGCTGATTAACTAACAATTAAAAAAGCCCCCCAAGCCGTTATTTAACCAAAGTCGCGGTTTGGGGGGCTATTCTTATGTTAGACCATAATCTGCGATACTATACTGTTCCTGCTAAAGGCAACGTTACTTTAAATATACTCCCCGTTCCAAGTGTGCTTTCAGCTGTAATGCTCCCACCGTGAGCTTCCACGATCGATTGTGTAATAGCCAGACCAAGGCCCGCTCCGCCTGAGCTGCGTGTACGCGATTCATCTCCACGATAAAATCGCTCAAATATCCGCTCCAGCTGTTCCTTCTCCATGCCGGGTCCATTATCACGAATTTGAATATCTGCCAGTTTCTTACCAGCCGATAGGTTGACATGGATCACGCCCTTCTCCATATCGGTATGTTGAACAGCATTGTGAAACAGGTTAAGCACGACTTGTTTGATCTTATCGCCTTCTGCCAATACCCGTACACCTGCTGTCATATCAAAAACTACCTTACGTGTGCCTGCCAGCATAAGGAGCTGCGGTTTCATTTCCAGCAGCAATGCATCTAGTGATATGTCTTCCAGCTTCAACTCCGGTGTTCGATCCAGCTTAGCCAACAATAGCAAATCAGAGACAAGCTTATTCATCCGCTTGGATTCACCATACATACTCTCTAGTGCTGATTGGAGCTGCTTTGGATTGGAGGCTGCTCCACGAAGCAGCACTTCCAAGAAACCGTGAATGGATGTGAGCGGGGTACGCAGTTCATGGGAGGCATCCGCAATAAATCGTCGCATTTGCATCTGCAATTCCCGCTCGGCAGCAAAAGAATGCTCCAACCGCTCCAGCATTCCATTAAATGAAACTGCCAAGCGATCTACCTCATACTGACCCTGCTCTGCGTCAAAGCGCTCGTCCAAATTGCCCGCATCAATACGTTTGACTGCCTCGACCATTCTGGAAAGAGGAACCAATGTGCGGCGAAGCACAGGAAGCATAAGTGCTAAACCAATCGCAAGTGCAATCAGGGACAATAAAATAAAGGTGCGGAGTTGATTGATCAACTGCGCCTGCATAGAATTCGTGGATACGCCCATTTGAAGTAACCCTGACGAACGGTCTGGTGGTCCGAGTGGGCGAAACACAACCAGCTGTTCTTTTCCCTGAGCATCCGTAATTAATTGATAGCCGTGACGCATGCGCTTGCTCTGCTGCATTGCTCGATACTGCTGAGTGGTGAGGCGCGGCGGTTTAAGTCCATTTTCATTGGACAAGCTCTGGAAGGTGCCGTCTATACCTATAGAAGCAAGCGACATATCCGGCCAAAACAGAAATGGTCCCGGTCGATTACTTCTCCGATTGGTCTCATCTTGAGGAACAGTGACCCCAGCCCCGCTCTTTTCCTGCGAATCCTTAATCAATAAGTCGGCAGGTATTGAATTCAGCTGTGTATCCATAGCTTCCGCCCGACTGCGATACAAAAAATCTTTCATTAAAAAGTATTGGAGAAAACCGATCAATACGAGCAATAAAGCCAAAATGAGTAAGGTTCTGGCCAAAAGCTGGGACCGGAGAGAACGAAGCGCATATTTTCTCCGACTTTTCCCTCCCGCCTTCATAACAAATCCACTCGGTACCCAACACCACGCAGCGTCCGAATGACCCGATGCTCCTTATCTTTGAGTTTTTCACGCAAGGAGCGAATATACACTTCCACAATATTATCCTCGCCCCCAAAATCATACCCCCAGACTCGGTCCAAAATACGACTTTTACTCAGCACAATTCCGTGGTTCAACACCAGAAACTTCAATAGTTCGTATTCGGTAGGCGATAACTCCAGCACCTGGTTCTGATAGCGAATCTCCTTCCGTCGGTCATCCACTTGAAAGGGTCCGTGAACCACTTCCCCCAACAGGTCT
This window of the Paenibacillus polymyxa genome carries:
- a CDS encoding S8 family serine peptidase produces the protein MKKPIILQKIPVVSLALALTVSLSLPSFSSAATADLPIDSFLKAQEALTIESAPAFISPELSTDSSRQVRVIVQLDGEPLAVDKYAARSSAKAFTAQSEQKAESAIATEQTTFVDQAAEHGISLQVNYQYNTVLNGLEVTVPANKIPELAKLPGVKSIHENKTYYSIPVQDPPTLTANEATYDNAPLDQIGVPEAWAKGLHGEGIKVGVIDTGIDYEHPDLKEAYKGGYDSFEQDNDPYEEPFLEKENDPYGTGFSGTTHGTHVSGTIAGKAANKSSDIVQKGIAYKSDLYVYKVLGRNTKTGRSSGSSAQVIDGIERAVKDGMNVINLSLGSDSEKDPNSPDAIAINNAVLSGVVAVIANGNAAQQGPYFYSMGSPATSQLAISVGAATSPSKSFSGTASVTRDSYWEDNGELKKTVTTDTYAHYDFNLMGWETGREDFASVMGTAPYELVYANLGQADDFEGKDVAGKIVLVSRGNLAFVDKIANAKENGAKAVIVFNGNTKPGDITKADLGESISGRDDYVNSNLGDSFDFIPTFDMKGKEGRALAKQIVDNAGEKFSVSFGADYIRTDHSGNTMADFSSRGPNGDELLSIKPDVSAPGVGILSTYPAFAKFYPDASYEQAYKRSNGTSMASPHVAGLAVLLKQQHPNWTPFDIRAALANTSVTLFDEDKIQYDVYSQGAGLVNIANAIQTPALLETVEKITILDKNFNRQEVVNYNPSASFGVLRPGSDAKQIQLQLKNLSANPVQYEASYVLHDNVTSDPTKPIATPDVSNITVQLQGVGTNGSISAEPGKSQPFFLSVQPSANAATGVYEGEVILKSAGQPTLHLPFVVHVGKENPTTGFGLQDLSFTNPIIYPSRTGAERTTDLAFRLTTDKTNQIALYVYGLDDKLIGLIDGIATTKEQGANARLKQGAYSFKGINGSYVEFDDNGKPVLDANGQPVIQHLKDGVYKLEVSSPELNEKGEVERNTDGPKLFTATKSIRVDNSAASGGSSGGGGGGGGGRSNTTPSAATKTSTPVATSAPSLQSVVKQGQAVKTVPTAVALNNNVQSLTVADADLQAAVTAAGSSPTAIVLSATSQAGQTTKASLTSSQLATLGKAAAGSSLIVSNTGSSLALPVSALKNAPEGAGIEVVISSQAEASGTFTSKLKGSNVIGTPVGFEVNVVTGGKNQPLKVVPGQFISRSFTVPGQIDPNTAGVLYTANGNVYPVPSVFTKQADGSTIVKVSRPGFSTYAAATRPVSFEDISSSYAQSEIRSLANKLLINGTTDTTFSPKQNVTRAEFAALITRALGLTPGTAAPFSDIPAGSWYSGDVAAAYEAGLITGRNNDKFDPQANISRQEIAVVLGKAVDLLQIKTATDGPARTPYHDTSSFAGYAKDSIEKVSAAGIINGATIKGSSYFQPNAPTTREASAKVLHVLLKKAALIN
- a CDS encoding manganese-dependent inorganic pyrophosphatase, translating into MLAKTLIFGHKNPDTDTICSAIAYADLKTKLGADVEPVRLGEVNGETQYALDYFKVSAPRLVEQVAAETDSVILVDHNERQQSATDIDKVRVTEVIDHHRIANFETSQPLYFRAEPVGCTATILNKLYKENGVAIPKEIAGLMLSAIISDSLLFKSPTCTDQDVAAARELAEIAGVDADRYGFDLLKAGADLSGHTIEQLVSLDAKEFQMNGRKVEIAQVNAVDVNDVLSRQADLEAALSQTIAAKNLDLFLFVVTDIVNSDSIGIALGSQAQAVEKAYNVQLDDNKAVLKGVVSRKSQIVPVLTEAFNSL
- a CDS encoding sensor histidine kinase, producing MKAGGKSRRKYALRSLRSQLLARTLLILALLLVLIGFLQYFLMKDFLYRSRAEAMDTQLNSIPADLLIKDSQEKSGAGVTVPQDETNRRSNRPGPFLFWPDMSLASIGIDGTFQSLSNENGLKPPRLTTQQYRAMQQSKRMRHGYQLITDAQGKEQLVVFRPLGPPDRSSGLLQMGVSTNSMQAQLINQLRTFILLSLIALAIGLALMLPVLRRTLVPLSRMVEAVKRIDAGNLDERFDAEQGQYEVDRLAVSFNGMLERLEHSFAAERELQMQMRRFIADASHELRTPLTSIHGFLEVLLRGAASNPKQLQSALESMYGESKRMNKLVSDLLLLAKLDRTPELKLEDISLDALLLEMKPQLLMLAGTRKVVFDMTAGVRVLAEGDKIKQVVLNLFHNAVQHTDMEKGVIHVNLSAGKKLADIQIRDNGPGMEKEQLERIFERFYRGDESRTRSSGGAGLGLAITQSIVEAHGGSITAESTLGTGSIFKVTLPLAGTV